In the Lactobacillus paragasseri genome, ACAATCAACTACTTTAAAAACGACTTTTTATTTTATCTGTGCATCCATGAAACAAAAATTTCATTGATTCCAAATACCATTAACCAAAATGCTACCAAATAAACCAAAGTAATAGCAGCAAGCACTGGATTAAATAGCAAAGCAAAAGCAATAATCAAACTAACAATATTCAAAATTAAGCAGAGAACAAAATAGCCAGTTGAATATTCGCGCAAGTGCCATGAAAAGATAATACCGATAATTGAGTCGGCTAAGAACCAAATAGCAAATAAAATAGCTAAGGTTAATCCACCAATTTCACGTGAACATAAGAATAAAACTCCGATTACAATATCGACAATTGCTGAAATTAACGTAACCCAGCTTAAATCAAAAATATTATGGAATTTTACATATGCGGAAATCCAAATAATTCCTTGTAAAATTGACAAAATACCAAATACAAATACAAATGCGCTTAAACCACGACCAGGGTAACGTAATAGTAAGAATGATGCAACAACAAACAAAATTCCTGCTATAAATGAACCCCAATCAAAGCCTTGGTGTCTAGAATTATAAATATCGTTCATTTTTATATCCTCCTAGATAATATTCTACACTTAATTTTCTAAAACACCATTAACTTTATTCCTGCTCATCTTTGCTATTCATTAACTTTTTAGTTAACTTAATATCTCGCTTGAGAACTGGTTTTAAGTATTGTCCCGTATAACTTTCTTTAACTTCAGCAACTTCTTCTGGAGTACCAGTAGCCACAACTTGACCACCGCCATCTCCACCTTCAGGGCCTAAATCAATCAACCAATCAGCGTTTTTAATAACATCTAAGTTATGTTCAATAATTAAAACAGTATTTCCCTCATCGACTAAGCGCTGCAATACTTCTAATAACCGCTTAATGTCATCAGTATGTAAACCCGTTGTTGGTTCATCTAAAATGTAGAAATTATTACCCGTGGAAAGCTTCTGTAATTCAGAAGCTAATTTCATTCTCTGTGCTTCCCCACCAGATAAAGTTGTGGCTGACTGCCCAAGTTTTACATAACCCAAACCAACATCAACGATTGTTTGTAGCTTACGATGAATTTTAGGAATATTTTCAAAAAATTTGCAAGCTTCATTAATTGTCATATTCAAAACTTGCGAGATATTTTTTTCACGGTAAGTTACTTCAAGAGTTTCTGAATTGTATCTTGTCCCATGACAAACTTCACAAGGTACATAAACATCAGGTAAGAAATTCATTTCGATTTTAATAATTCCATCACCATGACAAGCTTCGCATCTACCGCCCTTAACATTAAAAGAAAATCTCGCTTTAGTATATCCACGCATTTTTGCTTCATTAGTTTGTGCAAATAAAGCTCGAATATCATCAAATACACTAGTATAAGTTGCAGGATTACTACGTGGTGTCCGCCCAATAGGGCTTTGATCAATATCGATAATTTTTTCGATGTTTTTATATCCCTTAATTGACTTATACTTTCCTGGTTTAGCTGAATTATTATTTAATTTTTGTGCTAAAGCACGCTTCAGAATCAAGTTTACAAGAGTTGATTTTCCAGAACCTGAAACGCCGGTTACTACAACAAATTTCCCTAGAGGGAAATCTACTGAAATATCCTTCAAGTTATTTTCAGCAGCACCAGTAACAGTAATTTTTTTACCATTACCCTTTCTTCTCTCTAACGGTACAGGAACGATCTTTTTACCTGATAAATATTGTCCAGTTAAAGATTTAGGATTCTTCATCACTTCTTCTGGTGTACCAGCAGCCATTACTTTTCCGCCATATACACCTGCTCCTGGTCCCATATCAACTAAGTAATCGGCCTGTTTCATCGTTTCATCGTCATGTTCGACTACAATTAAAGAATTACCAAGATCCCGCATCTTTTTCAGCGAAGAAATAAGTCGATCATTATCTCGCTGATGAAGACCAATTGATGGCTCATCCAAAATATACATAACGCCAGATAAATTAGAGCCAATTTGGGTTGCTAGTCTAATTCTTTGTGCTTCTCCACCGGATAAAGTTCCAGCAGAACGAGATAAAGTCAGATAGTCTAAACCAACATTCTTTAAGAAAGTTAATCTATCACGTACCTCTTTCAAAATTGGTTTAGCAATCATCTTTTCTTGTTCACTTAATTTTACTGAATTAAAAAAGTTCAATGACTTAGAAATTGACAGATCAGAAGCTTCAGCAATATCTTTGCCATTTACTTTTACTGCTAATGCCTTTTCATTTAATCGCTTACCGTGACAAGTTGAACAAGTAAGTTCAGTCATATACTTACCCATTGCATCACGCATAAATTTTGACATTGGATGATGATAACGACGATTGATATTATTTAAAATTCCTTCAAATTCTTGAACAGTATCATTTACACCAAAGTCACCTTCAAGATGAAATTTGATTTTTTTCCCTTTAGATCCATTTAAAATTAGATCTTTTTGCTTTTTAGTTAATTTTTTATATGGCTTGTCCACAGGTATTTTTAAAGCCATACATGCTTGCTCAAGCATGGCAGTATAGTATTTTGAATTAGACCATGGCACTAAAGCTCCCTCTGCTAAAGTTTTATCCTTATCAGGAATAACTAAATCTTCATCAACTGATAATTTCATCCCCAATCCATCACAATCAGGACAAGCTCCAAAAGGCGCGTTAAATGAAAATAAACGAGGCTCCATTTCGCCGACCGTAAAGCCACATATTGGACAGGCATAGTATTCAGAAAAGTTAATACGTTCACCCTTAATCACATCAACATCCATGTAGCCATCTGCCAAACGAAGAGCAGCTTCAACAGAATCAAATAAACGACTTCGAATATTTTCTTTAACAATTAAGCGGTCAACAACAATATCAATACTGTGCCGTTTATTTTTGTCTAGGTCAAAATCATCAGTGATTTCATGCATTTCACCGTCTACAATTACCCGTACATAACCCGCACGCTGGATTCGTTTAAATACTTCCTTATGTTCTCCTCTTTTAGCGCGAATAATTGGAGCTAAAATCTGAATTCTGCTTCTTTCAGGTAAATCCATTACGCGATCTACCATCTGATCCACGCTTTGTCTCTCAATCAAAGTTCCATCATTTGGACAAATTGGATGACCAACGCGTGCCCACAATAAACGCAAATAGTCATTAATTTCTGTTACAGTTCCAACTGTTGAACGCGGATTATGAGACGTCGTCTTTTGATCAATGGAAATTGCGGGATTTAAGCCATCAATTGAATCAACATCAGCCTTATCCATTTGGCCTAAAAATTGTCTAGCATAACTTGATAGTGACTCAACATATCTTCTTCTACCTTCAGCATATAAAGTATCGAAAGCTAATGAACTTTTTCCTGAGCCTGATAAGCCGGTAATAACTACTAATTTATCTTTTGGAATCGATAAACTTATATCTTTTAAATTATGTTCACGCGCTCCATGAATTACAATTTTATCATTTGCCATTTAGCTTTCCTCCTCTACTTTTTCTTTTCATGTACTTGCTTTTGTAAATCCATAATTGCATCACGTAAGTTAGCTGCTTCTTCAAAATCTAGTTTCTTTGCAGCTTCTTGCATTTGAGCAGTCAAAGTTTTAATCATGGTTTGCTTTTGTTTCTTAGTCAATTCATCAAAGTTTAGATCAGCAAAACTTTCTTTATTTTCCTTCTCATCACTATCTTTAGTAATTGAAATAACATCCCTGATAGGTTTAACAATAGTTTTAGGTGTAATGCCGTGTTCTTTGTTAAACTTCATCTGCAAACTACGTCTTCTTTCTGTAGCATCAATTGCTTCTCGCATCGAATCCGTAATTGAGTCTGCATACATAATTACCTTACCATTTGAGTTTCTAGCAGCACGTCCTATCGTTTGAACTAAAGGTCTAGTTGAACGTAAAAATCCTTCCTTATCTGCATCTAGAATTGCAACTAATGACACTTCCGGTACATCGATTCCTTCTCGCAAAAGATTAATTCCGATTAAAACATCAAATTTACCAAGCCTTAAGTCTCTAATAATCTCTAAACGTTCTAATGTCTTGATATCTGAGTGTAAATAGCGAACTTTGATCCCCAGGTCTTTCAAATAATCAGTTAAGTCTTCTGCCATCTTTTTAGTTAAAGTCGTAACAAAAACACGTTCATCACGATCAATTCGTTTATTAATCTCACCAACTAAATCGTCAATTTGTCCCTTAATTGGTCTAACTTCAATTTCTGGATCAAGCAGTCCAGTAGGACGAATAATTTGTTCAACTTTATGATCAGTCTGATTTAACTCATAGTCTCCAGGAGTTGCTGAAACATACATAATTTGGTTTACATGCTTTTCAAACTCTTCTAATTTTAGTGGTCGGTTATCCAGAGCTGAAGGTAATCTAAAACCATAATCAATCAAAGTTTGCTTACGAGCTCTGTCTCCGTTATACATCGCCTTTAATTCTGGCATTGTAGCATGCGATTCATCAATTAAAATTAGAAAATCATCAGGAAAGAAATCAAGTAAAGTATGCGGAGGCTGACCAGCTTTACGTCCTTCCATGTGCCTAGAATAATTTTCAATTCCGTTAGTGTAGCCAACTTCACTCATCATTTCCATATCATAGGTAGTTCTTTGATTAATTCGTTGAGCTTCTAAAAGCTTACCTTCTCCCTCGAATTTTTTAACTTGAATATTCATTTCATCTTTAATTGAAGCCAAAGCTCTTTGCATAATTTGTTCATTAGTAACAAAGTGTGTTGCCGGGAAAATAGAAACTTGTTCGCGTTCACCAATTACCTCACCAGTCAAAGAATCTACTTCAACAATCCGATCAATTTCATCACCAAAAAATTCAACTCTAAATGCATGATCAGAATAACCAGCAGGAAAGATCTCTACCACGTCACCGCGGACTCTAAAACGACCACGTTGAAAATCAATATCATTACGATCATATTGAATATTCACCAAGTCCCGTAGTAATACATCACGGCTAATTTCTTGGCCTTCAGAGATAGATACTACACTTGCTGCATACTCTCTTGGATCACCTAAACCATAAATACATGAAACTGAAGCAACGACAATTACATCATTTCTTGACATTAAATCACTGGTAGTTTTATGACGCAACTGGTCAATTTCATCATTAATTGATGAATCCTTTTCAATATATGTGTCCGACTGTGGCACATAAGCTTCAGGCTGATAATAATCATAGTAAGATACAAAATAATCAACGGCATTTTTAGGGAAAAACTCTTTGAATTCACCATAAAGCTGACCAACAAGAGTTTTATTATGCGAGATTACTAAAGTAGGTTTATTTAATTTAGCAATTACATTCGCCATAGTAAAAGTCTTACCTGTCCCAGTAGCACCCTCTAAAATTTGGGCCTTTTCACCGTTTTCAAAACCATCAGTCAACTTTTTAATTGCTTGCTCTTGATCACCTGCTGGTTGAAATTTAGAAACAAGTTCAAATTTTTTGTTTTTTTGTCGTCTAATCATTTTCGATCCTCCGCAAAAAAAGTTGGACTAAAATAGCCCAACTTCTATTAACGTATTCATTTTACTACAGCGAACGTATTTTCGCACTATTTTTGCATTACTTTAATAAATTTGCTAATGCATCTTGATATTCTTCAGCTGCCTTTTCCGCAGTTTCAATATCCTTCTTGTTTACACCAACATAAGCCTTAATTACAGGCTCTGTTCCAGATGGACGAAGAGCAACCCAAGTTTCATCATCTAAGAAGTACTTCAAAACATTAGATTTAGGGAAGCCAGTTAATGGAGTCTTTTTGTTTCCTTCAATGGTTTCTTGAGTTTCAAAGTCTTGGATTTTTACAACTTTGGCACCATTAATTTCAGTTAAGTGCTCTTTACGTAATTTACTCATTAATTCAGCCATTTTCTTTTGACCACCAATACCTGGCATTTCAATAGCCTTGGTAATTTCGTAAGCCACACCATACTTTTGCCAAATTTCTTGCAAACCATCAAAAACAGTCATGCCTTTAGATGCATAGTAACTTGCTACTTCTGCAAACATCAATGCACCTTGCATAGCATCCTTATCTCTAGCAAATGGTTTAAATAAGTAGCCGTAACTTTCTTCAAAGCCCATTAAGAATTTACCGTCATTTTCTTTGTTCATGCGGTCAACTTCTTCACCAATGTACTTAAAGCCAGTTAACACATGCTTGGTCTTAATACCAAAATCATCAGCAATCTTAAATGGAAGTGCACTAGAAACTACTGAGGTTACTAATTCATAATCAGATGATAAAGTTCCGTTTTCTTTCATGTGAATTAATAAGTAGTATGCCATTAAAGTAGCAATTTGATTACCAGTTAGAACTTGGAAGTCACCATCTGATTTTCTAACAGCAGCACCCATTCTATCGGCATCTGGGTCGGTTGCAATAATAACATTTGCATCTACTTCATTAGCTAACTTAAAGCCTGGTTCAAACACATCACGGTATTCGGGATTTGGCTTAATAGTTGTAGGAAATTCAGGATCAATAATTGATTGACTTGGAACTGGAATGACATTGTCAAAACCGCCTTGTCTGAATGCGCGATCGTAGAGCATTTTACCAGTACCATGCAATGGAGTATAAATAATCTTTAGCTTATTAGCGTTAGCTTTAACCATTTCAGGATCAACAGTAACATCCTTCAAATGAGCTAAGTAAGCTTCATCCACATCTTCACCAATTAATTGTAATGTACCCTTAGCACGCAATTCTTCTACTGGAGCAGCTTTAACGCCAAAAATATCATCAACTTTTTGAGCGTAAGCAAACAAGCGATTTGCATTTTCTGGAGCCATTTGAGCACCATCTTCACCATATACCTTGTAGCCATTATATTGCTTAGCATTATGGGAAGCAGTGATATTAATTCCAGCAAAAGTATTTAAATGACGAACAGCAAATGACAATTCAGGAGTTGGTCTTAAATCATCAAATAAATAAACATGAATTCCATGTGCACCTAAAATACGAGCAGCATGCTCAGCAAATTCTCTTGAGTGATAACGTGAATCAAAAGAAATTGCGACACCACGTTTTTTAGCTTCTTCACCATTTTCATCAATTAATCTTGCAAGTCCTTCGGTTACTCTTCCCACAGTAAACAAGTTAATTCTGTTAGTACCTGGTTCAAGCCGTCCTCTCATTCCAGCAGTACCAAAATTAATATCTTGTCCGAAAGCATCTTCAATCCACTTTTCATCTTTACCTAATTTGTTTAATTGATCTTTTAAATAATCAGGTAAATTATTTGCATTAGTCCATTGACTATAAATTTCTTTTGCGTTCATAATTTCCTCTTTACGTAAATTTTATGGTTTCATCTGCTATTTTAACGCAAGTTATAATGAAATTGCTATCATAATTAACAATTTAATTATTCTGCTCGCAAAAGATTTAACGTCTTCTTTTCTATTCGATATTTGAAAAAACTCTTAATTAACTAAAGTTCCAGTTAATCTTTCGCTCAAACTTTTCATAAGGAAGTAAAGTGATTTCACCTAAGTTTATCCCTTCTGCTGGTGGGCATTGTGCTTCTAAAGTAATTCCGTCATATTGACCAATATTGTTTGCAATACCAGTATGATTAAAGTGGTTAGCTGTATAGGTAACAATTGCAGGAGCATTAGTTGTCATAACCATTTTATGTTTATCAGATGTTAAAACTGCTGCTGGTTGCATCCCATTTAAGATAAAGGGATGATCTAAGCCATTGCGTAACTTAATTTGACTATTATCACTGTTTAATGTTTCAGCTATTCTCTTACCTTTTCGAAAATCAAAAACTGTATTTTCTACGCTTTGCATTCCTTGATTTGGTAGTCCATCTTTACCAACTGGTAAATAGTAATCGGCTGCAAGTTGTAATTGTAAATCAGTTGCTCGTTCACCTAAATTAAAATAAGTATGGTTTGCTGGATTAAAAATAGTTAATTGATCACTAACCGCTTCAAGCTTATATGACACATTATTTTCATTATCTAGCTTGTAAGTTACATGTAATTTCATATTGCCAGGATAGCCATTATCACCATCTGAATCAAAAAGGAAAAGATCAGCTTGAGATTCTTGATTGGAATTTTTTAATTTAAAATTCCAAACTTTCATGTCAGTACCAATACCACCATGAATATGATTTTCTCCATCATTTTTAGGTAGTTGAAAAATATGATTTCCATGTTTCCATTGTCCTAAGCGAACACGACCACAAATTCGACCAACTGTTCCACCTAGAAAATTTCTCTCTTTTGAATAGTCTTCCGGACTGTTTAATGACAAGATCATATTTTCACTATTGAGTAGAACTTTTTCTAAAGTTGCTCCGTAATTAAGAAGCTTAACTTGCATCCCATGATCATTTTCAAGGCTAATCTCGCATAGATCTTGCCCATCTTTTACACCATATTTTACAAAACTTGTTTTCATTTTATTTATCTACCTCGCTTACTAAAGCCTTGGTAAATTTTTGCCAACCAGCTTCTCCATCTTTATTATTTTTAAAGACACCAGCACATTCAAGAACTTGATCAAACACTTCGACTAGAGCCTGTTGCAAAATACTATCTACATTCTCTCTAGTAATCTGATGCTCTGCTTTGATTTTCTTGGCCCAATCAAGATGGCTATCAGCTATTTCATTATCTTCATTAAGTAAATATTTTTTAACTTCTTCTAGTTCTTTCTTAAGTCTTCCTGGGAGAATGGCTCTTCCCATAACTTCGATTAAGCCAATATTTTCTTTTTTAATGTGCCAAAGCTCAGCATGTGGATGAAAAATTCCTAATGGATATTTAGCACTAGTATTGTTATCACGAAGAACTAAATCTAAAACGAAATCTTCTCCTTCACGATGCATAATTGGAGTAACCGTATGGTGTCTAGTTTCACCATCAAAGGCTTTAATTTGACGATCTTGGTCACTATAGTGATCCCAAAAATCAATAATTTTACTGCCCAAATCAATTAAATCTAAGGAATTTTTACTAATTAAGCGTAAATCACTCATAGGCCAATCAACTACTCCAGCTTTAACTTCTGGGTATTGATCAAAATTAATCACTTTTTTTATTTTCGCCTTCATCATTGGAAAGACGTGACGACCACCTTGATAATGCTCATGAGCAAGCATCGAGCCACCAACAATTGGCAAATCAGCATTTGAACCAACAAAATATTCTGGTAGTTGTTTCTCAATATCTACTAAATTAATTAAAGTCTGCTGATTAATGATCATCGGAATATGCTTTTGATCTAAGAAAATACAATGTTCATTAAAATATGCATATGGTGAATATTGAAAGCCCCACGGACGGCCACCAATCATTATACGAATTATTCGCAAATTACTACGTACATTCTTTCCATATCCGCCAACATAGCCTTCATTTTCAAGACAAAGTGCACATTGAGGATATTTATTACCGGTACTATGAGCTGCCGCAGCAATCGCCTTAGGATCTTTTTCAGGTTTTGAAAGATTAATCGTAATTTCTAATTCATGATTCTTAGAGCTCTTTCCTGAAAAGACAATATTTTTGGCAATAGCTTCTTTTTTTACATAATTATTATCAACGCAAAGCTTATAAAACCAATCAGTTGCTGCATTAGCAGATTTTTGCATTTTTTGCCAGAAAATTTCATTTACTTTTGAAGGCGTCGGCGTTTTTAAATCATATAACTTATCATTTAAAACTTCGCGTGAAGTATTGTCATCAGGAATAATTTTGCGATCAACGGCTATTTGAACAAGTTGTTTTACTGGAGATTGTTTTCCATCATATTCTTGATCTTCATCACCTACTAAAGCTTTGATCTTATTAATTACATATACACGATCTAATTCTTTATATGCTCCACTCGCAATGACTTCATCTGCAAATTTCTCAATAATTTTCATTTCTGTAGCTCCTTAAGCTTAAATTCTTTTTGTTCCATCTACAATTTCCGCATCATAGAAACTTGCATCGTACCCAACTGCATCACGATAAATTTTTCCAATATTTTGCTTAAATTTTTCAGCTTCATCCTTTTTTACAATTGCAATTGCGCTACCGCCAAAACCGCCACCAATCATTCTAGCGCCTAATACACCATCTTGTTTCCAAGCTGCTTCAGCTAAAGTATCAAGTTCTTTACCAGTTACTTCATAGTCGTAATGAAGAGAAATATGAGATGCATTGATTAAACGCCCTAGCTTTTCTAGATCATTATCTTCCATTGCTTTAGTTGCTCTGATAGTTCTACCATTTTCACTAACAGCATGGCGAGCACGTTTTAACTCTGTTTCGTCATTAATTAAGTATGAATATTCATCAAAAGTATTATCGTCAAGTTCACCTAAAGCTTTAATATCTAGTTTAGTTTGTAATTTTGCTAAAGCGTTGTGACATTCGCTAACACGATCGTTATAAGCAGAGTCTGCTAGGGTATGCTCTTTGTTAGTCGACATAATAATAATTTCATAATCACTTAACTTAAGTGGTTTATATTCGTATTTCATTGTGTTGCAATCAAGAAAAATAGCACTATCTTTTTTTCCCATAATGCATGCAAATTGGTCCATAATTCCTGAGTTTAATCCCACGAATTCATTCTCAGTTTTTTGACCCAGTCTTGCTAAGCTAGGACGATCCACATCTAAATCAAATTCATCCTTCAAAATCATTCCCATTAACATTTCAATCGCAGCACTCGAAGATAAGCCAGATCCTGATGGTAAATCAGCTTTAACATATAGATTAAAACCATGATTAATCTTTTCTCCATCTTCTCTTTGACGAAGATAGGTGATCATTCCCTTAAAGTAATTAGCCCAAAAGCGATCATCTTTTTCTACTGAATCATCATTTAAATCAAATTCGACAATATCGCCATCGACATTACCTGAATAAAGACGAACTTTATTATCAGTCCTTGGACCATAGACACCATAAACACCTAAACTAATTGCTGCTGGAAAAACATGACCACCATTGTAATCTGTATGCTCTCCAATTACGTTAATTCGACCAGGTGAGAAAAAGACATCCTTTCCTGCTTCACCAAATATTTCTTGATAATCTTTAAGTAATTCATCTTTATTCATAATTTTTACCTCGTAAATCAATTATTTATTTGTAATCGTTTTCATAAACGATTATAAAACTATTTATTAATTTAGTAAATATATTTACTGGTTTTCATAATAAAAAGTGTATTGAACTAGTTCAATACACTTAGTTAAAGCTCTTTCTTATAATTAAATTAGTATTCATCGTAACGTGGACCTTGGGCAAATCTGAGTTGGTTATTCTCATCAATAAAACAGAAATGGCTAACTTGCTCAAAGCAGTTTGATCGATATTATATGAAGTAAGCGGGGGTGAGATGTATTTAGCTACTTCACTATTATTAATACTAATAATAGCAGTATCTTTTGGAACCCTAATTCCTACCTCATTGAAGTATTGTAAAACCCCAACACTTAAGGTATCCGAAGCAATAATAAAGGCATCTGGTAAATTTCTACCTAATTTTTTAACTACTTCTTTTGCTAATTGATAACCATTTTTTACACTAACAATTCCTTTAGCAAAAACTTCAGTCTTTTTTATTCCTTGTGTTTTACAGAACTCTGTAAATGTAATTTCACGAATATCACGTTGAGGTTGATGGTCTAAAGTAAAACTTTCAGCCCCAATATAACCTAAATTTGTATATCCTTGAGCAATTAATTTCTTAACTGCATCTTGTACAGTCAATTCAAGATTAGGTTGAACCGAATCAAATAATTGCGGTGCTGGATTGATATCAATAAATACACCGCTTGGCAAAACATTATGCAGTCTTTTCAGTTCCTTATAGTTAAGTTCAGCCGTACCTACTCCAAGAAAGCCCTGAAAAAGTGAAGCTTGCTTTATCAATTCATCTACTTCTGTAAATAATGTTAGCTTAATCTCTTTCTCTATCGCTACCTTTCTAATGGCATCACGCAAGAAAGAAAAATACTCATCCTGCAGTTGCTCATTTCCATTTACACGATAGAGTACAGCAATTTCTGGTTTTAGGTTATTAACTTTATTGCTGTTCTTTTTAAAATATCCTAGTTCATTTGCAACCCTTAAAATTTTACTTTTTGTTTCAGAAGTAACTGAAAGACGTGGATCATTACTTAATAAACGCGATACAGTCGCTGGGGAAAAACCGGATTTAGCAGCGATTTCTTTAATTGTTGTCATATTTCCACCACTTTTCTCTATTCACAATTACTTTATCACAGTCTTAATAATTGTGCTATTACTAAATTATTTACTAATTAAATAAAGCATTTATTGATTTTCGTGCTATAATGTAATCGATTTCAAATAAATAATTAAGTAAAGGAGCACACCATGCGAGTATTAGTTATTGGTGGGGCCGGTTATATTGGTTCTCACGCTGTTAGAAAATTAATTGAAGAAGGTAACGATGTCGTTGTCCTTGATTCTCTCTATACTGGCCACAGAAAGGCTGTTGACAAGAAAGCCAAGTTTTACCAAGGCGATATTGAAGACACTAATTTAGTAAGCAAAATCTTACGTGATGAAAACATTGATGCTGTAATGCACTTTGCCGCTTACTCATTAGTTCCTGAATCAGTTAAGAAACCACTTAAGTACTACGACAATAACGTTTCAGGTATGATTTCTCTTCTGCAAGCAATGGATGACGCGAAAGTTAAATACTTAGTATTCTCATCTTCTGCTGCAACTTACGGTATTC is a window encoding:
- a CDS encoding HdeD family acid-resistance protein produces the protein MNDIYNSRHQGFDWGSFIAGILFVVASFLLLRYPGRGLSAFVFVFGILSILQGIIWISAYVKFHNIFDLSWVTLISAIVDIVIGVLFLCSREIGGLTLAILFAIWFLADSIIGIIFSWHLREYSTGYFVLCLILNIVSLIIAFALLFNPVLAAITLVYLVAFWLMVFGINEIFVSWMHR
- the uvrA gene encoding excinuclease ABC subunit UvrA; protein product: MANDKIVIHGAREHNLKDISLSIPKDKLVVITGLSGSGKSSLAFDTLYAEGRRRYVESLSSYARQFLGQMDKADVDSIDGLNPAISIDQKTTSHNPRSTVGTVTEINDYLRLLWARVGHPICPNDGTLIERQSVDQMVDRVMDLPERSRIQILAPIIRAKRGEHKEVFKRIQRAGYVRVIVDGEMHEITDDFDLDKNKRHSIDIVVDRLIVKENIRSRLFDSVEAALRLADGYMDVDVIKGERINFSEYYACPICGFTVGEMEPRLFSFNAPFGACPDCDGLGMKLSVDEDLVIPDKDKTLAEGALVPWSNSKYYTAMLEQACMALKIPVDKPYKKLTKKQKDLILNGSKGKKIKFHLEGDFGVNDTVQEFEGILNNINRRYHHPMSKFMRDAMGKYMTELTCSTCHGKRLNEKALAVKVNGKDIAEASDLSISKSLNFFNSVKLSEQEKMIAKPILKEVRDRLTFLKNVGLDYLTLSRSAGTLSGGEAQRIRLATQIGSNLSGVMYILDEPSIGLHQRDNDRLISSLKKMRDLGNSLIVVEHDDETMKQADYLVDMGPGAGVYGGKVMAAGTPEEVMKNPKSLTGQYLSGKKIVPVPLERRKGNGKKITVTGAAENNLKDISVDFPLGKFVVVTGVSGSGKSTLVNLILKRALAQKLNNNSAKPGKYKSIKGYKNIEKIIDIDQSPIGRTPRSNPATYTSVFDDIRALFAQTNEAKMRGYTKARFSFNVKGGRCEACHGDGIIKIEMNFLPDVYVPCEVCHGTRYNSETLEVTYREKNISQVLNMTINEACKFFENIPKIHRKLQTIVDVGLGYVKLGQSATTLSGGEAQRMKLASELQKLSTGNNFYILDEPTTGLHTDDIKRLLEVLQRLVDEGNTVLIIEHNLDVIKNADWLIDLGPEGGDGGGQVVATGTPEEVAEVKESYTGQYLKPVLKRDIKLTKKLMNSKDEQE
- the uvrB gene encoding excinuclease ABC subunit UvrB produces the protein MIRRQKNKKFELVSKFQPAGDQEQAIKKLTDGFENGEKAQILEGATGTGKTFTMANVIAKLNKPTLVISHNKTLVGQLYGEFKEFFPKNAVDYFVSYYDYYQPEAYVPQSDTYIEKDSSINDEIDQLRHKTTSDLMSRNDVIVVASVSCIYGLGDPREYAASVVSISEGQEISRDVLLRDLVNIQYDRNDIDFQRGRFRVRGDVVEIFPAGYSDHAFRVEFFGDEIDRIVEVDSLTGEVIGEREQVSIFPATHFVTNEQIMQRALASIKDEMNIQVKKFEGEGKLLEAQRINQRTTYDMEMMSEVGYTNGIENYSRHMEGRKAGQPPHTLLDFFPDDFLILIDESHATMPELKAMYNGDRARKQTLIDYGFRLPSALDNRPLKLEEFEKHVNQIMYVSATPGDYELNQTDHKVEQIIRPTGLLDPEIEVRPIKGQIDDLVGEINKRIDRDERVFVTTLTKKMAEDLTDYLKDLGIKVRYLHSDIKTLERLEIIRDLRLGKFDVLIGINLLREGIDVPEVSLVAILDADKEGFLRSTRPLVQTIGRAARNSNGKVIMYADSITDSMREAIDATERRRSLQMKFNKEHGITPKTIVKPIRDVISITKDSDEKENKESFADLNFDELTKKQKQTMIKTLTAQMQEAAKKLDFEEAANLRDAIMDLQKQVHEKKK
- a CDS encoding phospho-sugar mutase, with translation MNAKEIYSQWTNANNLPDYLKDQLNKLGKDEKWIEDAFGQDINFGTAGMRGRLEPGTNRINLFTVGRVTEGLARLIDENGEEAKKRGVAISFDSRYHSREFAEHAARILGAHGIHVYLFDDLRPTPELSFAVRHLNTFAGINITASHNAKQYNGYKVYGEDGAQMAPENANRLFAYAQKVDDIFGVKAAPVEELRAKGTLQLIGEDVDEAYLAHLKDVTVDPEMVKANANKLKIIYTPLHGTGKMLYDRAFRQGGFDNVIPVPSQSIIDPEFPTTIKPNPEYRDVFEPGFKLANEVDANVIIATDPDADRMGAAVRKSDGDFQVLTGNQIATLMAYYLLIHMKENGTLSSDYELVTSVVSSALPFKIADDFGIKTKHVLTGFKYIGEEVDRMNKENDGKFLMGFEESYGYLFKPFARDKDAMQGALMFAEVASYYASKGMTVFDGLQEIWQKYGVAYEITKAIEMPGIGGQKKMAELMSKLRKEHLTEINGAKVVKIQDFETQETIEGNKKTPLTGFPKSNVLKYFLDDETWVALRPSGTEPVIKAYVGVNKKDIETAEKAAEEYQDALANLLK
- a CDS encoding aldose epimerase family protein — protein: MKTSFVKYGVKDGQDLCEISLENDHGMQVKLLNYGATLEKVLLNSENMILSLNSPEDYSKERNFLGGTVGRICGRVRLGQWKHGNHIFQLPKNDGENHIHGGIGTDMKVWNFKLKNSNQESQADLFLFDSDGDNGYPGNMKLHVTYKLDNENNVSYKLEAVSDQLTIFNPANHTYFNLGERATDLQLQLAADYYLPVGKDGLPNQGMQSVENTVFDFRKGKRIAETLNSDNSQIKLRNGLDHPFILNGMQPAAVLTSDKHKMVMTTNAPAIVTYTANHFNHTGIANNIGQYDGITLEAQCPPAEGINLGEITLLPYEKFERKINWNFS